In Phytoactinopolyspora mesophila, the following are encoded in one genomic region:
- a CDS encoding flavin reductase family protein, whose product MDDTTGRSTEFDVRRFRNTLAKYASGVTVISGWHGGEPVGFTCQSFYSVSLEPPLVSFSVTTSSTTYPRLRASGHFAVNVLADDQRELSDKFARSGTDKWSGVSWSPSPRGIPVIDGTLTWLDCEIWDEHRAGDHFIVVGHVDALGPREWPDRDPLIFYDSTYCHLEVRSRTRMARSSAGSRSTCGSA is encoded by the coding sequence GTGGACGATACGACGGGTCGTTCGACGGAGTTCGATGTTCGCCGGTTCCGGAACACCCTGGCGAAGTATGCCTCGGGAGTCACCGTGATCAGCGGCTGGCACGGAGGCGAACCGGTCGGGTTCACATGTCAGTCCTTCTATAGCGTGTCGCTGGAACCTCCGCTCGTTTCCTTCAGCGTCACGACATCGTCGACGACGTATCCCCGGCTGCGGGCCAGCGGCCACTTCGCGGTCAACGTGCTTGCCGATGATCAGCGAGAGCTCTCGGACAAGTTCGCCCGGAGCGGCACGGACAAATGGTCGGGTGTGAGCTGGAGTCCCTCGCCACGCGGAATTCCCGTTATCGACGGCACCTTGACCTGGCTCGATTGCGAGATCTGGGACGAGCACAGAGCCGGCGATCATTTCATCGTTGTCGGGCACGTCGACGCGCTCGGTCCTCGAGAGTGGCCCGACCGGGATCCGTTGATCTTCTACGACAGCACCTATTGCCATCTCGAGGTCAGGAGTCGCACGCGGATGGCCCGGTCGAGTGCCGGATCGCGATCAACGTGTGGTTCCGCATGA